DNA sequence from the Acinetobacter piscicola genome:
TTTCTTTTCAGGTTCTTTGTCAATGCCTTGCTCTTTATAGCTTCGCATATCAATACGGCTGTCAATTTGGTGTTTTTCTAAATGGCTGTTGCATAAATCTGCCCATCTTTGGCGTAGGTCTTTAATATCGGTTTTTCGTTCCTGGTAACTCTTGCCTGTATTGTCTTTTTTAGCTCCGCCACGTTCAGGATTTTTGCTGTTATAGCGTTTGAAATATTGCTCTGGATCTCGTTCGATTCCATCTTGCAGGCGTTCATTAAACATGAGGTGGACGTGAGGCTGATCATTGCCGTCCATTGCTTTAGGGTTATGAATGGCAAATTGATACGGATATTTTGAGCCGATCTCGGACTGAATGAAATCCTCAACCAGTTCTAGGCGTTGCTTGGCATTCATCTCCCTTGGTAAAGCTATTTCATATTCTCGGTAGGTACTGCCATTTTTGCGCTCGTAAAGGTCGGCTGCCTGCCAAAAGTTAATCGGATTATGTTCTGCCCATTTCGGCATGTTTCCATAGTCACTATGTTCAAGGTCAATTTTAGCCTGTTCCTCTTTTTTCTTTTTTTCTTCATCCCGATCTATATATTCGGCATGCGGTGCTGCCTTGCCTGCCTTACCGACTTTGACACTTAAACGAGCAATCGCCATTAGGTTTTATCCTGTTCCTTTTTTTGGTTGCGTTCCTTCTTAAACGCTCTTTGATCGAGTATCGAAGCAAGCACCATAATGATGATGAGTAGCGGTGCTGCGATCACGCCAAAAATAATATCTTTGATCTTTCCCAATACCTGTTTTAGTTGCATCTTGTTGCTCCTAGCTTTGGTACTTCTTTTTTTCATTCAATTTTCAATTGAACGAAAAAAAGAAGTTTCAGGGTTTTAGGGATGAAGTCCCTAACGTGCTTAGGTTTCTCAATGAAATTGAGAAACGTCTAAGCGCGCCATCAAATTTTTGATGGAAGTGCAGGCGACAATCTCTAGAACGACTTTAACAAAATTACGTTACTCGGACGTAATTATTTTGTTATCGTTCTTTGAGTATTGAGCCTGTACTTTTGCGGTATCTGAATTAATGGAATTGAATATGAATAATGATTGGCTTTCTGAAAAAATCACCTATATTTCTGCTTTAAAGAATCCAAGTGATGCTCAAAAACTTTTATTGGAATTAGCGAAAATCCAATACCGTACACCCGACCAAGAGAAAAAACTTAATGCCCTGATTAAAGCTGAAAAAGCCATTGATCGAGCGAATAAGCAAAAAGTAGCTGTTAGAAAATTACTGAATGCAGAAAAGGAAGCTGAACGAAAAGCTCGTACACGACACCTCATCCAATTAGGCGCACTTTTTGAAATTGCAAACTTAGATGAAAGAGATCCTGCCGAATTACTGGGAGTTCTGCTTAAAACTGCTGAAATCGACCCCAATGATATGAAATGGCAAATTTGGAAAGATTTA
Encoded proteins:
- a CDS encoding conjugal transfer protein TraD, which gives rise to MNNDWLSEKITYISALKNPSDAQKLLLELAKIQYRTPDQEKKLNALIKAEKAIDRANKQKVAVRKLLNAEKEAERKARTRHLIQLGALFEIANLDERDPAELLGVLLKTAEIDPNDMKWQIWKDLGQDVLNQRKK